One Brevibacterium spongiae DNA segment encodes these proteins:
- a CDS encoding hemerythrin domain-containing protein, translating to MTDSAADESAGLSVGEVLERDHHRIDGYFEKFAQSLSGDGPIDVEAFTTGAAGLRHHIYVEEVLHFPAMKAGGLMGPVFVMLREHGELWDRMDEIASKLEAGASSGEIAAPVWEALETGLEAHNDKEEKILYPAGDDLLTADLGEEILETLANPDIPEGWTCEMSGRS from the coding sequence ATGACGGACTCAGCAGCAGACGAGAGCGCAGGCCTCAGCGTCGGTGAGGTACTTGAGCGCGATCACCACCGCATCGACGGATATTTCGAGAAATTCGCGCAGTCTCTGTCAGGAGATGGGCCGATCGATGTCGAGGCGTTCACCACGGGTGCGGCAGGGCTGCGACACCATATCTACGTCGAGGAGGTCCTGCACTTTCCGGCGATGAAGGCCGGAGGGCTGATGGGTCCGGTCTTCGTCATGCTCCGTGAACACGGGGAACTGTGGGATCGCATGGACGAGATCGCAAGCAAGCTGGAGGCGGGCGCGAGCAGCGGTGAGATTGCTGCCCCGGTCTGGGAGGCCCTTGAAACCGGTCTGGAAGCGCACAATGACAAGGAGGAGAAGATCCTCTACCCGGCCGGCGACGATCTGCTCACCGCCGACCTCGGCGAGGAGATCCTCGAAACGCTGGCGAACCCAGATATCCCAGAAGGGTGGACCTGCGAGATGTCAGGTCGCAGCTGA
- a CDS encoding DUF58 domain-containing protein yields the protein MTVLLNRIKARMTIHAHRRTRRLLDGDYSSVFHGHSLDFDDLRDYIPGDEIRDIDWKATARHTEPLVKRYVAHRRHILGLVVDSSRNFDAVTSAGADKRHLAILMAGMVGYLAVRHGDDVMLIHGDADRTTASPRKGSEAHLEHLLQQILAESGSDSPGSINTQLQWITSHINHRMLLVVISDQGPLGPEEEATIRRLRAQHEVLWITITDADLAGLPAASAPFDVARPDHGLPTSVMSRPQVRQEFALAEAARRQQRIDLLAKLGIAHTEIDHPKSALGRLHTLLLRHRRGPR from the coding sequence ATGACTGTCCTGCTCAATCGCATCAAGGCGCGGATGACCATCCATGCCCACCGGCGGACCCGGCGCCTCCTCGACGGCGACTATTCGTCGGTGTTCCACGGCCACAGCCTCGACTTCGATGACCTGCGCGACTACATTCCCGGCGACGAGATCCGCGACATCGATTGGAAGGCCACGGCACGGCACACGGAGCCCCTGGTCAAGCGCTATGTCGCCCACCGTCGGCACATCCTCGGCCTCGTCGTCGACTCGTCCCGGAACTTCGACGCCGTGACGTCAGCCGGTGCGGACAAACGTCACCTGGCGATCCTCATGGCCGGGATGGTCGGCTACCTCGCCGTGCGCCACGGCGACGACGTCATGCTCATCCATGGCGATGCCGACCGCACCACCGCCTCACCCCGGAAGGGCAGCGAAGCCCACCTCGAACATCTTCTGCAGCAGATCCTCGCCGAATCCGGCTCCGACTCCCCCGGCTCGATCAACACCCAGCTGCAGTGGATCACCAGCCATATCAACCACCGGATGCTGCTCGTCGTCATCTCCGATCAGGGGCCCCTAGGCCCCGAGGAGGAGGCGACGATCCGTCGTCTCCGCGCCCAACACGAGGTCCTGTGGATCACGATCACCGATGCGGATCTCGCGGGCCTGCCAGCCGCCTCGGCGCCGTTCGACGTCGCCCGACCCGACCACGGCCTGCCCACCTCCGTGATGTCGCGACCCCAGGTGAGACAGGAATTCGCCCTCGCCGAGGCGGCCCGCCGCCAACAGCGCATCGACCTGCTCGCGAAGCTGGGCATCGCCCACACCGAGATCGACCATCCGAAGTCGGCCCTCGGCCGGCTCCACACCCTGCTGCTGAGGCACCGCCGTGGGCCCCGCTGA
- the nrdI gene encoding class Ib ribonucleoside-diphosphate reductase assembly flavoprotein NrdI yields MLLVYYSSSSEFTHRFVGKLRHPGRRIPVLTKQETLRVDEPFVLMTPTYGAGRNQGAVPKQVIKFLNIEENRRHLIGVIGAGNTNFGEDYCRAAKKVAAKCQVPLMYRVELLGTPEDVDAVNLGLDKLCASSLKTAM; encoded by the coding sequence ATGCTTCTCGTCTACTACTCCAGTAGCTCAGAGTTCACACACCGCTTCGTCGGCAAGCTGCGCCATCCGGGTCGCCGGATACCGGTGCTGACGAAGCAGGAGACACTGAGAGTCGATGAACCGTTCGTCCTCATGACTCCGACCTACGGGGCCGGCCGCAATCAAGGAGCCGTCCCCAAACAGGTCATCAAATTCCTCAATATCGAAGAGAACAGGCGCCACCTCATCGGCGTCATCGGAGCCGGAAACACGAACTTCGGCGAAGATTACTGTCGCGCGGCCAAGAAGGTCGCCGCCAAATGTCAAGTACCCCTCATGTACCGAGTCGAACTCCTGGGCACCCCGGAGGATGTCGACGCTGTGAATCTAGGATTGGACAAACTGTGCGCGAGCTCGCTGAAGACCGCAATGTAG
- the nrdH gene encoding glutaredoxin-like protein NrdH — protein sequence MITVYTKPACVQCNATYRALDAKGLKYKSVDLSVDENALDVVKAMGYMQAPVVVTDNDHWSGFRPDKIATLTGEQNASVVA from the coding sequence ATGATCACCGTGTACACCAAGCCAGCTTGCGTCCAGTGCAATGCAACCTACCGCGCGCTCGACGCCAAGGGCCTGAAGTACAAGTCGGTCGATCTCAGCGTCGATGAGAACGCTCTCGACGTCGTCAAGGCCATGGGCTACATGCAGGCCCCCGTCGTTGTCACCGACAACGATCACTGGTCGGGATTCCGACCGGACAAGATCGCCACCCTCACCGGCGAGCAGAACGCTTCCGTCGTGGCCTGA
- a CDS encoding D-alanyl-D-alanine carboxypeptidase family protein, with amino-acid sequence MRFTRSTASSPSVVFLGAVLVLLLISVPLLSSPAPAHTAPQRAETTAPAYESPADLGDGSKPPKPVGVSWLVGDLDNGNLHSAKNIEKRHAPASTIKLLTALALVDVLDDKQQKVTAEFEDMQVDGTKVGLMQTNKYTVDLLFHAMLMSSANDAANALGRAAGGQKKAVQLMNDKAAELGLQNTHAKNTSGLDAKGQYTTAEDLMKIAWAVCEDDYLMKVIGTETFKFPGGKNPQTKEKFAGYEIQNHTKIVGQVDGGLGLKNGFTRAAKGSYVAVAERDGHRVVATMLGIDNNSRQAAVDLLEWDFAQKKPKSLQTVPVGVQASAEAEPTASGTGSDAGGAADGASEESADKSSAGGTENSATTVASRSLSAAMDNPLALGLLAAGIVLLVLTAVFWARLRARIQGRR; translated from the coding sequence ATGCGTTTCACCCGCTCGACTGCTTCCTCACCGTCCGTCGTCTTCCTCGGTGCCGTCCTCGTGCTCCTCCTGATCTCGGTCCCGCTCCTCTCTTCCCCCGCGCCTGCGCACACGGCGCCCCAGCGGGCAGAGACGACGGCTCCGGCGTACGAGTCTCCCGCCGACCTCGGCGACGGGTCGAAGCCGCCGAAGCCGGTCGGAGTGTCCTGGCTCGTCGGCGACCTCGACAACGGGAACCTGCACTCCGCGAAGAACATCGAGAAACGCCACGCACCAGCTTCGACGATCAAGCTGCTCACGGCCCTTGCGCTGGTCGACGTGCTCGATGACAAGCAGCAGAAGGTCACCGCCGAATTCGAGGACATGCAGGTCGACGGAACGAAGGTCGGTCTCATGCAGACGAACAAGTACACGGTCGATCTGCTCTTCCACGCCATGCTCATGTCCAGTGCCAATGACGCCGCGAACGCCCTCGGCCGAGCTGCCGGCGGACAGAAGAAGGCCGTGCAGCTGATGAACGACAAGGCTGCGGAGCTGGGCCTGCAGAACACGCACGCGAAGAACACCTCCGGCCTTGACGCGAAGGGGCAGTACACGACCGCCGAGGATCTCATGAAGATCGCGTGGGCCGTCTGTGAGGACGACTATCTGATGAAGGTCATCGGGACGGAGACCTTCAAGTTCCCCGGCGGGAAGAACCCGCAGACGAAGGAGAAGTTCGCAGGCTACGAGATCCAGAATCATACGAAGATCGTCGGCCAGGTCGATGGCGGTCTCGGCCTGAAGAACGGCTTCACCCGCGCGGCGAAGGGTTCGTATGTCGCTGTGGCCGAACGCGACGGGCACCGGGTGGTGGCGACGATGCTCGGCATCGACAACAATTCCCGGCAGGCCGCCGTCGATCTCCTCGAATGGGACTTCGCGCAGAAGAAGCCGAAATCGCTGCAGACCGTGCCGGTGGGAGTCCAAGCTTCTGCCGAGGCGGAACCCACCGCCTCGGGCACCGGCAGCGACGCCGGAGGGGCCGCAGACGGAGCTTCCGAGGAGTCTGCGGACAAGTCATCCGCAGGTGGGACCGAAAACTCGGCCACCACGGTGGCATCACGATCCCTGAGTGCGGCGATGGACAATCCGCTGGCCCTCGGGCTGCTCGCCGCAGGGATCGTCCTGCTCGTCCTCACCGCTGTGTTCTGGGCCAGGCTCAGGGCGCGCATTCAGGGCCGTCGCTGA
- a CDS encoding vWA domain-containing protein, with protein sequence MVLMFWWLALILLVLAAAAVFFFRRPKATASSLAVAHSGRMTSLPSFRRAMRTRLTMTVAFLGVIVLTGVSALAGIARPAWIETVNPEKKMRDVMLCLDVSGSMLGYDADLLEAYQELVDRFDGERIGMTVFNSTAVSAFPLTDDYDMVQNFLAEAEDGFRTWGSEGTDYSWSTSPPNIGGSSLIGDGLVSCVDNFDRQDEERSRSIVFATDNMLAGDPLFELNEAADIAVDAKVRVYTLSPPSVLTTTQTKELESVSDRTGGKQFDMGSASTIDRIVEEIQSEEAANTPGRSYTVVHDMPAVPLGLAVFGLAGVFVLAWRTKS encoded by the coding sequence ATGGTCCTGATGTTCTGGTGGCTGGCCCTCATCCTGCTCGTCCTCGCGGCCGCAGCGGTCTTCTTCTTCCGCCGGCCCAAGGCCACGGCTTCGTCGTTGGCGGTGGCGCACAGCGGCCGGATGACGAGTCTGCCGAGCTTCCGCCGGGCCATGCGCACACGGCTGACCATGACCGTCGCCTTCCTCGGCGTCATCGTCCTCACCGGAGTCTCCGCGCTGGCCGGCATCGCCCGACCGGCGTGGATCGAGACGGTCAATCCGGAGAAGAAGATGCGCGATGTCATGCTCTGCCTCGACGTATCGGGGTCCATGCTCGGCTACGACGCCGACCTCCTCGAGGCGTACCAGGAGCTCGTCGACCGGTTCGACGGCGAACGCATCGGCATGACCGTCTTCAATTCCACGGCGGTCTCCGCGTTCCCGCTCACCGACGACTACGACATGGTGCAGAACTTCCTCGCCGAAGCCGAAGACGGCTTCCGCACCTGGGGTTCGGAGGGCACCGACTATTCGTGGTCGACCTCGCCGCCGAACATCGGCGGGTCCTCGCTCATCGGCGACGGACTGGTCAGCTGCGTGGACAACTTCGACCGCCAGGACGAGGAGCGGTCCCGCTCGATCGTCTTCGCCACCGACAATATGCTCGCCGGCGACCCCCTGTTCGAACTCAACGAGGCCGCCGATATCGCCGTCGACGCGAAGGTCCGCGTCTACACCCTCTCCCCTCCCTCGGTTCTCACGACCACACAGACGAAGGAGCTCGAGTCCGTGTCCGACCGCACCGGAGGCAAACAGTTCGACATGGGCTCGGCGTCGACCATCGACCGCATCGTCGAGGAGATCCAGAGCGAGGAGGCCGCGAACACTCCCGGCCGCTCGTACACAGTCGTCCATGACATGCCGGCGGTGCCCCTCGGGCTTGCCGTCTTCGGTCTGGCAGGAGTCTTCGTGCTGGCATGGAGGACCAAATCATGA
- the nrdF gene encoding class 1b ribonucleoside-diphosphate reductase subunit beta yields the protein MENLTLASHVDAINWNRVVDPIDDEVWDRLTGNFWLPEKVPLSNDIPSWATLTDDEKTLTMRVFTGLTLLDTIQGTVGAISLIPDAVTPHEEAVLTNIAFMESVHAKSYSSIFSTLCSTKEIDEAFRWSRENTYLQSKADIILSYYRGDDPLKRKVASTLLESFLFYSGFYLPMYWSAHAKLTNTADLIRLIIRDEAVHGYYIGYKYQKGLESQSEERKQELKDYTMNLMFELYENEVAYTHDIYDSVGLAEDCKMFLHYNANKALMNLGYEAMFPKEVTKVNPAILAALSPGSDENHDFFSGSGSSYVIGKAENTEDDDWDF from the coding sequence TTGGAGAATCTGACTCTGGCTTCGCATGTCGACGCCATCAACTGGAACCGCGTCGTCGATCCGATCGACGACGAGGTGTGGGACCGACTGACCGGCAACTTCTGGCTGCCGGAGAAGGTGCCGCTGAGCAATGACATCCCTTCGTGGGCGACGCTGACCGATGACGAGAAGACGCTGACGATGCGTGTTTTCACTGGCCTGACCCTGCTCGACACGATCCAGGGAACGGTCGGGGCGATTTCGCTCATCCCCGATGCCGTCACCCCGCACGAAGAGGCGGTGCTGACGAACATCGCGTTCATGGAGAGCGTGCATGCGAAGTCGTATTCCTCGATCTTCTCCACCCTGTGCTCGACGAAGGAGATCGACGAGGCGTTCCGCTGGTCACGTGAGAACACGTACCTGCAGTCGAAGGCCGACATCATCCTCAGCTACTACCGGGGAGACGATCCGCTCAAGCGCAAGGTCGCCTCGACGCTGCTCGAGTCGTTCCTCTTCTACTCCGGCTTCTACCTGCCCATGTACTGGTCGGCACACGCGAAGCTGACGAACACCGCCGACCTCATCCGGCTGATCATCCGCGACGAGGCCGTGCACGGCTACTACATCGGCTACAAGTACCAGAAGGGTCTGGAGTCGCAGTCCGAGGAGCGCAAGCAGGAGCTCAAGGACTACACGATGAACCTCATGTTCGAGCTCTACGAGAACGAGGTCGCCTACACCCACGACATCTACGATTCGGTGGGATTGGCCGAGGACTGCAAGATGTTCCTCCACTACAACGCCAATAAGGCGCTGATGAACCTCGGCTATGAGGCGATGTTCCCCAAGGAGGTCACGAAGGTCAACCCGGCCATCCTCGCGGCGCTCTCGCCCGGCAGCGATGAGAACCACGACTTCTTCTCCGGTTCGGGTTCGTCCTACGTCATCGGCAAGGCAGAGAACACCGAAGACGACGACTGGGACTTCTGA
- the nrdE gene encoding class 1b ribonucleoside-diphosphate reductase subunit alpha translates to MIREETDLDYHALNAMLNLYDEDGRIQFERDKQAARQYFLQHVNNNTVFFHDLKEKLDYLVEKDYYEPEVLEQYSFDFIETLSKRAYDHKFRFQTFLGAFKFYTSYTLKTFDGKRYLERFEDRVVMVALFLARGDETLATQLVDEIISGRFQPATPTFLNAGKRQRGELVSCFLLRIEDNMESIGRSINSALQLSKRGGGVAFALTNIRESGAPIKKIENQSSGVIPVMKLLEDSFSYANQLGARQGAGAVYLHAHHPDIYKFLDTKRENADEKIRIKTLSLGVVIPDITFELAKRNEDMYLFSPYDVERVYGVPFSDINVTEKYTELVDNAAIKKKKINAREFFQTLAEIQFESGYPYVMFEDTVNKANPIDGKIIMSNLCSEILQVSEPSKYDDDLGYDVVGKDISCNLGSLNIALTMDSENFGQTIETAIRGLTAVAETSDIQSVPSIARGNDMSHAIGLGQMNLHGYLAREHVYYGSDEGLDFTNMYFYTVAYHCVRASMEIAKERGETFAGFERSKYATGEYFDKYTDEVWQPRTTRVKELFDEAGVHIPTQEDWRELKAQVAEHGIYNQNLQAVPPTGSISYINNSTSSIHPVASKIEIRKEGKVGRVYYPAPFMDNDNLEYYQDAYEIGYEKIIDTYAEATKHVDQGLSLTLFFMDTATTRDINKAQIYAWRKGIKTIYYIRLRQLALQGTEVEGCVSCML, encoded by the coding sequence ATCATCCGCGAAGAGACGGATCTGGACTACCATGCGCTCAACGCCATGCTGAATCTGTACGACGAAGACGGACGGATTCAGTTCGAACGTGACAAGCAGGCTGCCCGGCAGTACTTCCTGCAGCACGTGAATAACAACACAGTCTTCTTCCATGACCTCAAGGAGAAGCTGGACTACCTCGTTGAGAAGGACTACTACGAGCCCGAAGTCCTCGAGCAGTATTCCTTCGACTTCATCGAGACGCTGTCGAAGCGGGCGTATGACCACAAGTTCCGCTTCCAGACGTTCCTCGGCGCCTTCAAGTTCTACACCTCGTACACGCTGAAGACCTTCGACGGCAAGCGCTACCTCGAGCGCTTCGAGGATCGCGTAGTCATGGTCGCTCTATTCCTCGCCCGCGGCGATGAGACGCTGGCGACTCAGCTCGTCGACGAGATCATCAGCGGTCGCTTCCAGCCGGCCACTCCGACCTTCCTCAACGCCGGAAAGCGCCAGCGCGGTGAGCTCGTCTCGTGCTTCCTGCTGCGTATCGAAGACAACATGGAGTCGATCGGCCGGTCCATCAACTCGGCTCTGCAGCTGTCCAAGCGCGGCGGCGGTGTGGCCTTCGCGCTGACGAACATCCGTGAGTCCGGTGCCCCGATCAAGAAGATCGAGAACCAGTCCTCCGGTGTCATCCCGGTCATGAAGCTGCTCGAAGACTCCTTCTCCTACGCCAACCAGCTGGGAGCCCGTCAGGGTGCCGGTGCCGTGTACCTGCACGCCCACCACCCCGACATCTACAAGTTCCTCGACACCAAGCGTGAGAACGCCGATGAGAAGATCCGGATCAAGACCTTGTCTCTGGGCGTCGTGATCCCCGACATCACCTTCGAACTCGCCAAGCGCAACGAGGACATGTACCTCTTCAGCCCCTACGACGTCGAACGCGTCTACGGTGTGCCCTTCTCCGACATCAACGTCACCGAGAAGTACACGGAGCTGGTCGACAACGCAGCGATCAAGAAGAAGAAGATCAACGCCCGCGAGTTCTTCCAGACGCTTGCCGAGATCCAGTTCGAGTCCGGCTACCCGTACGTCATGTTCGAGGACACGGTCAACAAGGCCAACCCGATCGACGGCAAGATCATCATGTCCAACCTGTGCTCGGAGATCCTCCAGGTCTCCGAACCCAGCAAGTACGACGATGATCTCGGCTACGACGTGGTCGGCAAGGACATCTCCTGCAACCTGGGATCGCTCAACATCGCGCTGACGATGGATTCGGAGAACTTCGGACAGACCATCGAGACCGCGATCCGCGGCCTCACCGCCGTCGCCGAGACCTCGGACATCCAGTCCGTTCCGTCGATCGCACGCGGCAACGACATGTCGCACGCCATCGGCCTGGGCCAGATGAACCTGCACGGCTACCTCGCCCGTGAGCACGTCTACTACGGCTCCGACGAGGGCCTGGACTTCACGAACATGTACTTCTACACGGTCGCCTACCACTGCGTGCGGGCGTCGATGGAGATCGCGAAGGAGCGCGGCGAGACGTTCGCCGGCTTCGAACGCTCGAAGTACGCCACCGGCGAATACTTCGACAAGTACACCGATGAGGTGTGGCAGCCGCGCACCACGCGCGTCAAGGAGCTCTTCGACGAGGCGGGTGTGCACATCCCGACCCAGGAGGACTGGCGCGAGCTCAAGGCCCAGGTCGCCGAGCACGGCATCTACAACCAGAACCTGCAGGCCGTTCCGCCGACCGGTTCGATCTCCTACATCAACAACTCGACCTCGTCGATCCACCCGGTGGCCTCGAAGATCGAAATCCGCAAGGAAGGCAAGGTCGGGCGCGTCTACTACCCGGCTCCTTTCATGGACAACGACAACCTCGAGTACTACCAGGACGCCTACGAGATCGGCTACGAGAAGATCATCGACACCTACGCCGAGGCCACGAAGCACGTGGACCAGGGACTGTCGCTGACGCTGTTCTTCATGGACACCGCCACCACTCGCGATATCAACAAGGCGCAGATCTACGCCTGGCGCAAGGGCATCAAGACCATCTACTACATCCGGCTCCGGCAGCTCGCACTGCAGGGCACGGAGGTCGAGGGCTGCGTCTCCTGCATGCTCTGA
- a CDS encoding AAA family ATPase — protein sequence MTATAPANTQEIAHAQSILKGLESYLDHFVVGQQRLRESLLIGLLSSGHLLLESVPGLAKTTAAAALANAVDGKFSRIQCTPDLLPADIIGSQIYNAHEGSFNTVLGPVHANIVLLDEINRSSAKTQSAMLEAMQEKQTTIGGKRFELPRPFLVMATQNPIEQEGTYQLPEAQLDRFMIKDLLTHPSPNEEVEILSRLDSGVFDKDSVPEPACTLDDVVTMQRYASTIYIDPAITRYLVELVHATRNTGKYLGRFAPFIEYGASPRASIAFTNAGRALAMIRGRNYVIPEDIKDLAHRVLAHRVQLNFEAAAENITSAQVVDALLMAVPTP from the coding sequence ATGACGGCAACGGCACCGGCGAACACTCAGGAGATCGCACACGCACAGTCGATCCTCAAAGGCCTGGAGTCCTACCTCGACCACTTCGTCGTCGGCCAGCAGCGTCTGCGCGAGTCACTGCTCATCGGCCTCCTCTCCAGCGGTCACCTGCTGCTCGAAAGCGTCCCCGGTCTGGCGAAGACCACTGCCGCAGCGGCCCTGGCCAATGCCGTCGACGGCAAGTTCTCCCGCATCCAGTGCACTCCCGACCTGCTGCCGGCCGACATCATCGGTTCACAGATCTACAACGCGCACGAGGGCTCATTCAACACCGTGCTCGGTCCCGTGCACGCCAACATCGTCCTCCTCGACGAGATCAACCGCTCCTCGGCGAAGACCCAGTCGGCGATGCTCGAAGCCATGCAGGAGAAGCAGACGACGATCGGAGGCAAACGCTTCGAACTCCCCCGCCCCTTCCTCGTCATGGCCACGCAGAACCCGATCGAGCAGGAGGGCACCTATCAGCTGCCCGAAGCACAGCTCGACCGGTTCATGATCAAGGATCTGCTCACCCACCCGAGTCCGAACGAGGAGGTCGAGATCCTCTCCCGCCTCGACTCGGGTGTCTTCGACAAGGATTCGGTCCCGGAACCTGCCTGCACGCTCGACGACGTCGTCACCATGCAGCGCTATGCCAGCACCATCTACATCGACCCGGCGATCACCCGGTACCTCGTCGAACTCGTCCACGCCACCCGCAATACGGGCAAGTATCTCGGCCGGTTCGCTCCCTTCATCGAGTACGGGGCCAGCCCGCGTGCGTCGATCGCATTCACGAATGCCGGCCGGGCGCTGGCGATGATCCGCGGCCGCAACTACGTCATCCCCGAAGACATCAAGGACCTCGCCCACCGGGTCCTCGCCCACCGAGTCCAACTGAACTTCGAAGCCGCCGCCGAGAACATCACGAGCGCCCAGGTCGTCGATGCCCTCCTCATGGCTGTGCCCACCCCCTGA